The following are from one region of the Nicotiana tomentosiformis chromosome 7, ASM39032v3, whole genome shotgun sequence genome:
- the LOC104118875 gene encoding beta-glucuronosyltransferase GlcAT14C, with protein sequence MKRSHIGFIHHKKWSTPIIVVTILALILLFTLIFSNPSSSIRPKSSNPHSKSNLFSAKAEILPELPRLAYLISGTKNDVVRIKRLLQAVYHPRNYYLLHLDLEASDSERLELAKYVKSEVVMREFGNVKVVGKSDLVTYKGPTMLASTLHAIAILLKLPKNWDWFINLSASDYPLLTQDDILHIFSYLPRDLNFLEHSSNIGYKEFSRARPIIIDPGLYHMKKSGVFWAKEKRSMPASFKVFMGSEWVMLSRSFLEFCIWGWDNLPRTLLMYYTNFLYSLEGYFHTIVCNHKDYQNTTVNHDLHYIKWDNPPKQYPINLTLEHFEDMVQSGVPFARTFATDDPVLDKIDKDILRRSHGRFSPGAWCMGSSALGKDPCIVNGSPDAVKPSAGSRSLEKLVLKLLDTENFRSRQCK encoded by the exons ATGAAAAGAAGTCACATTGGATTCATCCACCATAAAAAATGGTCAACACCCATTATCGTAGTCACAATCTTGGCTCTAATACTGCTTTTTACACTAATTTTTTCCAACCCCAGTTCCTCAATTAGGCCTAAATCTTCAAACCCACATTCAAAATCAAATCTTTTTAGTGCAAAAGCTGAAATCTTGCCTGAGCTGCCTCGATTAGCTTATTTAATTTCGGGTACAAAAAACGACGTCGTTAGGATAAAACGGCTGCTTCAGGCAGTGTATCATCCTAGGAATTATTATTTGTTGCATCTTGATTTGGAGGCTTCAGACAGTGAGAGATTGGAGTTGGCTAAGTATGTTAAGTCAGAGGTTGTTATGAGGGAGTTTGGGAATGTTAAGGTTGTTGGTAAATCAGATCTTGTTACTTATAAAGGGCCTACTATGTTAGCTTCCACATTACATGCAATTGCTATTCTCTTGAAGCTGCCTAAGAATTGGGATTGGTTTATTAATCTTAGTGCATCTGATTATCCCCTTTTGACCCAAGATG ATATACTACACATTTTCTCATACTTGCCTAGGGATCTGAATTTTCTTGAGCACTCAAGTAATATTGGTTATAAAGA GTTTTCAAGGGCGAGGCCTATTATCATAGATCCTGGTTTATATCATATGAAGAAATCTGGTGTATTCTGGGCTAAGGAGAAAAGATCAATGCCTGCTTCTTTCAAGGTGTTCATGG GTTCTGAATGGGTGATGCTCTCAAGGTCATTCCTTGAGTTTTGTATTTGGGGCTGGGACAATCTCCCGCGCACTCTTCTGATGTACTATACAAATTTCTTGTATTCTCTTGAGGGCTACTTCCACACAATTGTCTGCAATCACAAAGACTACCAGAACACGACAGTGAACCACGACTTGCATTACATCAAATGGGACAATCCCCCAAAGCAGTATCCTATAAATTTAACGCTCGAGCACTTTGAGGACATGGTCCAGAGTGGTGTCCCATTTGCTCGTACTTTTGCTACAGATGATCCGGTTCTTGATAAAATTGACAAGGACATCTTGAGAAGATCTCATGGCCGGTTTTCACCCGGGGCTTGGTGTATGGGAAGTTCTGCTCTAGGTAAAGATCCTTGTATAGTTAATGGAAGTCCAGATGCTGTCAAACCATCAGCAGGCTCAAGAAGCCTAGAGAAACTTGTACTAAAGCTCCTTGATACTGAAAATTTCAGGTCAAGACAATGTAAATAA